In Saccharothrix violaceirubra, the following are encoded in one genomic region:
- a CDS encoding SCO4848 family membrane protein has translation MKLSRGMALFLVAFGVWSWVIWPTFLRNIWKDPRSWDAGPTAFFTVHLALVVASLTFGTVIGVLGVRGLRALRK, from the coding sequence GTGAAGCTCTCCCGTGGCATGGCGCTGTTCCTCGTCGCCTTCGGGGTGTGGTCGTGGGTGATCTGGCCGACCTTCCTGCGCAACATCTGGAAGGACCCGCGTTCGTGGGACGCCGGACCGACCGCGTTCTTCACCGTGCACCTGGCGCTCGTGGTCGCCTCGTTGACGTTCGGCACGGTCATCGGCGTGCTGGGCGTACGCGGCCTGCGTGCGCTACGCAAGTAA
- a CDS encoding D-alanyl-D-alanine carboxypeptidase family protein: MRSSASRRPLAALVSAACALMASIVLVAPPAGAQPSCENKVSPPPAVDTSEQVPPGQSPPRALPVPENPVGGERMGECGLVLPANAPKLPDNISAKSWLVADMDSGAVLATFDPHGRQRPASVIKVLLATVVAKELPMDATVTATAEDLAQECTCVGLREGGEYTVEQLLNALVMASGNDVAHLLARRLGGLPSAIRKMNAMAAELGALDTRAITPSGLDAPGTSTSAYDVALIFRKAMEYPDFRKAVLTERIDFPAANGNGTAVVVNDNRLLGAYAGALGGKSGFTDDAQHTYVGGAERNGRRLVVVLLRGQQQPVRMTDQAAKLLDYGFAMPQAAVDEPVGKLVKGAPQAEKKTTTVKPTEAGTPEGGSTQAPVVDNSAMHKAFGTVGGPVTAVAGLGLVLAFVMFLRNKRAKAARAARARAQAQQQS, from the coding sequence GTGCGTTCCTCCGCGTCCCGCCGGCCCCTGGCCGCCCTGGTGTCGGCCGCCTGCGCGCTGATGGCGTCCATCGTGTTGGTGGCGCCGCCGGCGGGCGCCCAGCCCTCGTGCGAGAACAAGGTGTCGCCGCCGCCCGCGGTGGACACGTCGGAGCAGGTCCCGCCCGGTCAGTCGCCGCCGCGCGCGCTGCCCGTGCCGGAGAACCCGGTCGGCGGCGAGCGGATGGGCGAGTGCGGCCTCGTGCTGCCCGCGAACGCCCCGAAGCTGCCGGACAACATCAGCGCGAAGAGCTGGCTGGTGGCGGACATGGACAGTGGTGCCGTGCTGGCCACGTTCGACCCGCACGGCCGGCAGCGGCCCGCGTCGGTGATCAAGGTGCTGCTGGCGACCGTGGTGGCCAAGGAGCTGCCGATGGACGCCACCGTGACGGCGACCGCCGAGGACCTGGCGCAGGAGTGCACGTGCGTCGGCCTGCGCGAAGGCGGCGAGTACACCGTCGAGCAGCTGCTGAACGCGCTGGTCATGGCGTCGGGCAACGACGTGGCGCACCTGCTGGCCCGGCGGCTGGGCGGCCTGCCCAGCGCCATCCGCAAGATGAACGCGATGGCCGCCGAGCTGGGCGCGCTGGACACGCGGGCCATCACGCCGTCCGGTTTGGACGCTCCGGGGACGAGCACGTCCGCCTACGACGTGGCGTTGATCTTCCGCAAGGCGATGGAGTACCCGGACTTCCGCAAGGCCGTGCTGACCGAGCGGATCGACTTCCCGGCCGCGAACGGCAACGGGACCGCGGTCGTGGTGAACGACAACCGGCTGCTCGGCGCGTACGCGGGTGCGTTGGGCGGCAAGTCCGGGTTCACCGACGACGCGCAGCACACGTACGTGGGCGGGGCCGAGCGCAACGGGCGGCGGCTCGTGGTCGTGTTGCTGCGCGGGCAGCAGCAGCCCGTGCGGATGACCGACCAGGCGGCCAAGCTGCTGGACTACGGCTTCGCGATGCCGCAGGCGGCGGTGGACGAGCCGGTCGGCAAGCTGGTGAAGGGCGCGCCGCAGGCGGAGAAGAAGACCACGACCGTGAAGCCGACGGAGGCGGGGACGCCGGAGGGCGGGTCGACGCAGGCGCCGGTCGTGGACAACAGCGCCATGCACAAGGCTTTCGGCACCGTGGGTGGTCCGGTGACCGCGGTGGCCGGGTTGGGGTTGGTGCTCGCGTTCGTCATGTTCCTGCGGAACAAGCGAGCGAAGGCGGCACGGGCGGCTCGCGCGCGTGCGCAGGCCCAGCAGCAGTCCTGA